A stretch of Gymnodinialimonas phycosphaerae DNA encodes these proteins:
- a CDS encoding DUF2235 domain-containing protein, translating into MRCPLPRSDGIWGWLPRVFGGFRQAPEPAPTPQEICTHVILLDGTMSSLAPGDETNIGLTYRLLMDLPRDAGVRIYYEPGIQWRGLRRAHEVMAGIGINRQICRAYAWLSASYRPGDRVILMGYSRGAYAVRSLGGLIDQMGLLRPEALNQARVEEIYELYRTGRDRTAVAEMTAAYCRADVPVTFLGIYDTVRALGIRYPLVWRFLPLPHPYHTHTLGPHIEVARQALALDETRVAYRPILWDTSGAEPGQSVVQMWFKGSHGDIGGQLNGRAEARPRANVALTWMLEEAEATGLRLPPDWRARFPADPDAPSVGNFTGFGKFFWERRRREVGRDASEVLHPSAAAWAKARGIELVDLETALN; encoded by the coding sequence ATGAGGTGCCCATTGCCGCGCAGTGACGGCATATGGGGCTGGCTGCCCCGCGTGTTTGGCGGCTTTCGCCAAGCACCGGAGCCCGCGCCCACCCCGCAGGAGATCTGCACCCATGTGATCCTTCTGGACGGCACGATGTCGTCGCTTGCGCCGGGGGATGAGACCAACATCGGGCTGACCTACCGCCTGTTGATGGATCTGCCCCGCGACGCAGGCGTGCGGATCTACTATGAGCCCGGTATCCAGTGGCGCGGCCTGCGCCGCGCCCACGAGGTCATGGCAGGCATCGGCATCAACCGCCAGATCTGCCGTGCCTATGCCTGGCTGTCGGCGTCCTATCGGCCCGGTGATCGGGTGATCCTCATGGGGTACTCACGGGGGGCCTATGCGGTCCGGTCCCTTGGGGGGCTGATCGACCAGATGGGGCTTCTGCGGCCTGAAGCCTTGAACCAGGCGCGGGTGGAAGAGATCTATGAACTGTACCGCACCGGCCGTGATCGCACAGCGGTGGCAGAGATGACGGCGGCCTATTGCCGTGCCGACGTGCCGGTCACGTTTCTGGGCATCTACGACACCGTGCGGGCGCTTGGCATCCGTTACCCGTTGGTGTGGCGTTTCCTGCCGCTGCCTCACCCCTACCACACCCATACCCTCGGGCCGCATATCGAGGTAGCCCGCCAGGCGCTGGCGCTGGATGAAACGCGGGTCGCCTATAGGCCGATCCTTTGGGATACCTCCGGGGCCGAGCCGGGGCAAAGCGTGGTGCAGATGTGGTTCAAGGGCAGCCATGGCGACATTGGCGGGCAGTTGAACGGACGCGCCGAGGCGCGGCCCCGTGCGAATGTGGCCCTGACGTGGATGCTGGAGGAGGCAGAAGCGACCGGCCTGCGGCTGCCGCCCGATTGGCGCGCCCGGTTTCCGGCCGATCCAGATGCGCCATCGGTGGGTAATTTCACCGGGTTCGGGAAGTTTTTCTGGGAACGTCGTCGCCGCGAGGTGGGGCGCGACGCATCCGAGGTGCTGCACCCCAGCGCGGCGGCATGGGCAAAGGCGCGGGGCATCGAGCTTGTGGACCTCGAAACCGCCCTTAACTGA
- a CDS encoding xanthine dehydrogenase family protein molybdopterin-binding subunit — translation MSKFGSSQSVTRVEDTRFLTGAGGYVDDIAPAGALHGYVLRATMAHGAITGLDVDEARAAPGVHAVMTAADLAEAGVKNAMRFFRADNQDGTKGNAAPRPILAEGRVRFVGDALAFIVAETPQQAKDAAEMIVLDVDDLPVKLDITPGGPVIHESAPDNVVYDFAMGDETATDAALAASAHVVTLTSYDNRVIVNSMEPRGCFAEMEGDRLHLAVNGQGVWGIKKDLAKLLGMDAGQIRVTNPDVGGGFGMKAMGYPEYLLVALATRQLGRPVRWMAERTEAMLSDNAGRDLSVTCTLGFDADHKITAYKVDSLSNMGAYNSEFGQGIQSALFSKVLAGAYDVQVTHFRNRGVFTNTTQVDAYRGAGRPEAIYALERVMDFAARQLGVDPLELRRKNFIAPDAFPYTSATGELYDVGEFARVMTRAEAEADVAGFAARRAADAAQGKLRGLGVAFYIESILGSPEETATVELTDKGATLYVGTQSNGQGHETVYRQILHDQTGLPFDQIEVVQGDSDRIAHGGGTGGSRSVTTQGTAMRATADVLISGLAAFLEDDMDARDISFDAEEGVFRAPGSNVVVTLLEAAARARSAGRAELARASETTTLPGRSYPNGCHIAEVVIDRDTGETRVDRYTVADDFGILMNPMLAEGQVHGGVAQGIGQALMEHTVFDEDGQLLTATFMDYGMPRADDVPMIGFHTEVIPSTANVLGMKGCGEAGTVGALGAVANGVQDALWPLGVRQVDMPFTPSRVWGMLQDAPDEVPIAAQ, via the coding sequence ATGTCGAAATTCGGCTCCAGCCAATCCGTGACCCGCGTTGAAGACACCCGCTTCCTGACCGGGGCGGGGGGCTATGTGGATGACATCGCGCCCGCAGGCGCGCTGCACGGCTATGTCCTGCGCGCAACCATGGCCCATGGTGCGATCACCGGGTTGGACGTGGATGAGGCCCGCGCGGCCCCCGGCGTCCACGCCGTGATGACCGCCGCCGATCTCGCAGAGGCGGGCGTGAAAAATGCGATGCGCTTCTTCCGAGCCGACAATCAGGACGGCACCAAGGGCAACGCCGCCCCGCGTCCAATCCTGGCCGAGGGGCGCGTGCGGTTCGTGGGCGATGCGCTGGCCTTCATCGTGGCCGAGACGCCGCAACAAGCGAAGGACGCCGCCGAGATGATCGTGCTGGACGTCGATGACCTGCCGGTGAAGCTTGACATCACCCCCGGTGGCCCGGTGATCCACGAAAGTGCCCCCGATAACGTCGTCTACGACTTCGCCATGGGGGATGAAACTGCGACCGATGCCGCCCTCGCGGCCTCCGCCCATGTCGTGACGCTGACCAGTTACGATAACCGTGTCATCGTGAACTCGATGGAGCCGCGTGGCTGTTTCGCGGAAATGGAGGGCGACCGCCTGCATCTGGCCGTGAACGGGCAGGGCGTTTGGGGGATCAAGAAGGACCTCGCCAAACTGCTGGGGATGGACGCGGGCCAGATCCGCGTCACCAACCCCGACGTCGGCGGCGGTTTCGGCATGAAGGCGATGGGCTATCCCGAATATCTGCTGGTGGCGCTTGCCACCAGGCAGCTTGGCCGCCCCGTCCGCTGGATGGCGGAGCGCACGGAGGCGATGCTGTCCGACAACGCGGGCCGCGACCTTAGCGTGACCTGTACGCTTGGCTTTGATGCCGACCACAAGATCACCGCTTACAAGGTCGATAGCCTGTCGAACATGGGGGCGTATAACTCGGAATTCGGGCAAGGCATCCAATCGGCGCTGTTTTCCAAGGTTCTGGCCGGGGCCTATGATGTGCAGGTCACGCACTTCCGCAACCGGGGCGTGTTCACCAACACCACGCAGGTCGATGCCTACCGGGGCGCGGGCCGACCCGAGGCGATCTATGCGCTAGAGCGGGTGATGGATTTCGCCGCACGCCAGTTGGGCGTGGACCCGCTGGAACTGCGCCGCAAGAACTTCATCGCCCCTGACGCCTTCCCCTACACCTCGGCCACCGGAGAGCTTTATGACGTGGGCGAATTTGCCCGTGTGATGACCCGCGCCGAGGCCGAGGCCGATGTCGCAGGCTTCGCGGCGCGGCGAGCGGCGGACGCGGCGCAAGGCAAGCTGCGCGGCCTAGGCGTGGCGTTCTACATCGAAAGCATCCTCGGCTCGCCCGAGGAAACCGCGACGGTGGAATTGACCGACAAGGGCGCCACGCTTTACGTCGGCACCCAGTCCAACGGGCAGGGCCACGAAACGGTCTATCGCCAGATCCTGCACGATCAGACCGGGCTGCCGTTCGATCAGATCGAGGTCGTCCAAGGTGACAGCGACCGGATCGCCCACGGCGGTGGGACCGGCGGATCACGCTCGGTCACAACGCAGGGAACGGCGATGCGCGCGACGGCGGATGTGTTAATCTCGGGGTTAGCCGCGTTTTTGGAGGATGACATGGACGCCCGCGACATCAGTTTCGACGCAGAGGAGGGCGTATTCCGCGCGCCCGGCTCGAACGTCGTGGTGACGTTGCTGGAAGCGGCCGCGCGGGCCAGGTCTGCGGGCCGTGCGGAGCTGGCCCGCGCGTCAGAGACGACGACGCTGCCCGGCCGCTCCTACCCCAACGGATGCCATATTGCAGAGGTGGTGATTGACCGCGACACCGGAGAGACCCGCGTGGACCGCTATACCGTGGCCGACGATTTCGGCATCCTGATGAACCCGATGCTGGCCGAAGGGCAAGTCCACGGTGGCGTGGCCCAGGGCATCGGGCAGGCACTCATGGAACACACGGTCTTCGACGAAGACGGCCAGCTTCTGACTGCGACCTTCATGGATTACGGCATGCCGCGCGCCGACGATGTCCCGATGATCGGCTTCCATACAGAGGTGATCCCCTCGACGGCGAACGTGCTTGGCATGAAGGGCTGTGGCGAAGCCGGAACCGTCGGTGCCCTTGGGGCTGTGGCCAACGGGGTGCAGGATGCGCTGTGGCCCCTGGGCGTGCGGCAGGTGGACATGCCCTTCACGCCGTCGCGGGTTTGGGGGATGTTGCAAGACGCCCCGGATGAGGTGCCCATTGCCGCGCAGTGA
- the selD gene encoding selenide, water dikinase SelD, translated as MNPIPIVKELVFAGGGHTHALVLRKWAMKPVPGVRVTVINPGATAPYSGMLPGHLAGHYAREDLDIDLVRLARFAGARLLIDRAVAIDAGAKVVRLASGRAVPYDIMSLDVGITSEMPSLPGFAERGIAAKPLGKFADIWAATCAGEGAITIAVIGGGVAGCEVAMAAVHRMRVLGREVSVSVIDRGEVLSSVVPSARKTLLAALADHDVRLVEGTAIASVEDAAVVLEDGRRIASDLTIGTAGATPQPWVAESGLPCKDGFLEVDEYLRSPADPTIYGAGDCVHLVHDPRPKAGVYAVRAAPVLAHNIRADLLGLQRKAFHPQKDFLKLVSLGGQVALAEKSGFALSGPVMWKLKNRIDQKFMDKFRHLPDMPVPTAPRGAAKGVAAEMAGPALCGGCGAKLASGALSGVLAQAHGASRDDVSAVAGDDAAVLHMGGARQVISTDHLRGFALDPALVAKAAAVHALGDIWAMGAAPQAALAQVILPRMAARLQGKWLDEVMQAAGEIFAAEGVAIVGGHSSGGTELTVGFTVTGLLQRDPITLEGAKPGDALVLTKPIGTGVVLAAEMQTKAHGEDVLACWKAMTRPSGEVARALAPLAHAMTDVTGFGLAGHLGNICAASSVGADIVLDAVPLLAGAHPLAAQGIRSSLWAQNRASILCEVPDTPLADLMFDPQTAGGLLAAMPAKQADAIPGAIRIGEITDRPGLRFS; from the coding sequence ATGAATCCGATCCCCATCGTCAAAGAGCTGGTATTTGCCGGCGGCGGCCATACCCATGCGCTGGTCTTGCGAAAGTGGGCGATGAAGCCGGTGCCGGGGGTGCGCGTCACGGTAATCAACCCCGGCGCGACGGCACCCTATTCCGGGATGTTGCCGGGGCATCTGGCGGGGCACTACGCCCGCGAGGATCTGGATATCGATCTGGTGCGGCTGGCGCGCTTTGCCGGTGCGCGGCTGTTGATCGACCGGGCCGTGGCGATTGATGCAGGGGCGAAGGTCGTGCGCTTGGCCTCGGGCCGCGCGGTGCCCTACGACATCATGTCGCTCGATGTGGGGATCACCTCCGAGATGCCGTCGCTGCCCGGATTTGCGGAACGTGGGATTGCGGCGAAGCCTTTGGGCAAATTCGCGGACATCTGGGCCGCGACCTGCGCCGGGGAGGGCGCGATCACGATCGCGGTCATCGGCGGCGGCGTTGCAGGATGCGAGGTGGCCATGGCCGCTGTGCACCGGATGCGCGTGCTGGGTCGGGAGGTTTCCGTCAGCGTGATCGACCGGGGCGAGGTGCTGTCGTCCGTCGTCCCCTCTGCGCGCAAGACATTGCTGGCGGCGCTCGCAGACCATGACGTCAGACTGGTCGAAGGCACGGCGATTGCCTCGGTGGAAGATGCGGCGGTGGTGTTGGAGGACGGGCGGCGGATCGCCTCGGACCTGACAATCGGCACAGCAGGGGCCACGCCCCAGCCCTGGGTCGCCGAAAGCGGGCTGCCTTGCAAGGATGGCTTTCTGGAGGTGGATGAATACCTGCGCTCACCGGCGGATCCCACGATCTATGGGGCGGGCGATTGCGTGCATCTGGTGCATGACCCACGCCCCAAGGCGGGCGTTTATGCGGTGCGCGCGGCGCCCGTTCTGGCCCACAACATCCGGGCGGATCTGTTGGGATTGCAGCGCAAGGCGTTCCATCCCCAGAAGGATTTCCTGAAACTGGTGTCCCTTGGCGGGCAGGTTGCGTTGGCCGAAAAATCGGGCTTCGCCCTCTCTGGCCCCGTGATGTGGAAGTTAAAGAACCGCATCGACCAGAAATTCATGGACAAGTTTCGGCACCTGCCTGACATGCCTGTGCCAACCGCGCCGCGTGGCGCTGCCAAGGGCGTCGCGGCTGAAATGGCCGGACCCGCCCTCTGCGGCGGATGCGGGGCCAAGCTTGCCTCCGGCGCGCTTTCAGGCGTGCTTGCGCAGGCCCATGGCGCTTCGCGCGACGATGTGAGTGCGGTTGCAGGGGATGATGCAGCGGTTTTGCACATGGGGGGCGCACGGCAAGTGATCAGCACGGATCACCTGCGCGGTTTCGCCCTGGATCCGGCTTTGGTCGCCAAGGCGGCAGCGGTTCACGCCTTGGGCGACATCTGGGCCATGGGGGCCGCGCCGCAAGCGGCGTTGGCACAGGTGATCCTGCCACGCATGGCGGCGCGGTTGCAGGGCAAATGGCTGGATGAGGTGATGCAGGCCGCCGGAGAAATCTTTGCGGCTGAAGGCGTGGCCATCGTCGGCGGGCATTCTTCGGGCGGGACGGAGTTGACCGTGGGGTTCACGGTTACGGGGCTGTTACAGCGCGATCCGATCACGCTGGAGGGCGCCAAGCCCGGGGACGCGCTGGTCCTGACGAAGCCGATCGGCACCGGCGTGGTCCTGGCCGCCGAAATGCAGACGAAGGCCCATGGCGAGGATGTCCTTGCCTGCTGGAAGGCCATGACGCGGCCCTCGGGCGAGGTAGCACGGGCGTTGGCGCCCTTGGCCCATGCGATGACTGACGTGACGGGGTTCGGCCTTGCGGGGCACCTTGGCAATATCTGCGCGGCCTCTAGCGTCGGCGCGGATATCGTACTGGATGCCGTGCCACTGCTGGCCGGTGCCCACCCCTTGGCGGCGCAAGGCATCCGGTCGAGCCTTTGGGCCCAGAACCGGGCGTCGATCCTTTGCGAGGTCCCGGACACCCCACTGGCCGACCTGATGTTCGATCCGCAAACAGCGGGGGGGCTGCTGGCGGCCATGCCCGCGAAGCAGGCCGACGCGATCCCCGGCGCCATCCGCATTGGTGAGATCACCGACCGTCCGGGCCTGCGGTTCAGCTAG
- the truA gene encoding tRNA pseudouridine(38-40) synthase TruA → MPRYAFKIEYDGRPFKGWQRQTDLPSVQGTVEAALAKLQSDVPGIAAAGRTDTGVHALGQVVHADLRREWEPFRLAEALNYHLKPAPVAITACAQVTEAFHARFEATWRSYTYRIICRRAPLVHERGFAWGLRGGLDVAAMAEGARHLLGKHDFTTFRATHCQANSPVKTLDEIWVEAVPLSAGQEVRFHLKARSFLHNQVRSIVGSLEHVGSGAWAPDDMRRALEACDRAECGTVAPPEGLYMTGVGYPMDPFTDGWRDR, encoded by the coding sequence ATGCCCCGCTATGCCTTCAAGATCGAATATGATGGCCGCCCGTTCAAAGGCTGGCAGCGCCAGACCGACTTGCCCTCTGTGCAAGGGACGGTGGAAGCGGCCTTGGCGAAGTTGCAGAGTGATGTCCCCGGCATCGCTGCGGCGGGGCGCACGGACACGGGCGTGCACGCCTTGGGGCAGGTGGTTCATGCCGATTTACGGCGAGAGTGGGAGCCGTTTCGCCTGGCCGAGGCGTTGAATTACCACCTCAAACCCGCGCCGGTGGCCATCACCGCTTGCGCGCAGGTGACCGAGGCGTTTCACGCCCGGTTCGAGGCCACATGGCGCAGCTATACCTACCGTATCATCTGCCGCCGCGCGCCGTTGGTCCATGAGAGGGGTTTTGCTTGGGGCTTGCGCGGCGGCCTTGACGTGGCGGCCATGGCTGAGGGCGCAAGGCACCTGCTTGGCAAGCACGACTTCACCACCTTCCGCGCGACCCATTGCCAGGCGAACTCTCCGGTGAAAACGCTGGACGAGATATGGGTCGAGGCCGTGCCTTTGTCGGCAGGCCAGGAGGTTCGCTTTCACCTCAAGGCGCGTTCGTTCCTGCACAATCAGGTGCGCTCCATCGTTGGGTCACTGGAACATGTCGGATCGGGCGCATGGGCACCAGACGACATGCGCCGCGCGCTGGAAGCCTGCGACCGGGCGGAATGTGGCACCGTCGCCCCGCCCGAGGGGCTTTACATGACCGGGGTCGGCTACCCCATGGACCCGTTCACGGACGGCTGGAGAGACAGATGA
- a CDS encoding YcjX family protein yields the protein MVIGAIADTLGRGIESVSDTVSEAFFEPVIRLGVTGLARSGKTVFITSLVANLLDRGRMAGLEAASSGRIEAAYLQPQPDDTVPRFEFESHLAAMTGKTPFWPDSTRSVSELRVSLRVRPKGLLSGLSGPRTVHLDIVDYPGEWLLDLGLLEQSFAQWSAEALAKARARTEGAGFIARLEALDPSAKLDEATATDLARDWTRYLVAAREAGYSDCTPGRFLLPGDLEGSPALTFAPLPDGPAPRGSLAREFARRYEAYKSQVVKPFFRAHFARIDRQVVLVDALGAIHNGPPAVEDLRQALSGILATFRPGRNTFLSSILGKRVDKILFAATKADHLYHEQHGRLQAIMEALVADARGRADFSGAATGAMAIAALRATVEETRRVDGADLGVVRGALLEDGRQAALHPGDLPLDPSVLLTPARAGAEAWLDGDFGVMRFAPAPLSLRAGDGPPHIRLDRAAEFLIGDKLR from the coding sequence TTGGTGATCGGAGCCATTGCAGACACCCTGGGACGGGGGATCGAAAGCGTGTCGGACACGGTGTCGGAGGCATTCTTCGAGCCGGTGATCCGTTTGGGCGTCACCGGGCTGGCGCGGTCCGGCAAGACGGTTTTCATCACCTCGTTGGTGGCCAACCTGTTGGACCGGGGCCGCATGGCGGGGCTGGAGGCCGCGTCCTCGGGCCGGATCGAGGCGGCATACCTGCAGCCGCAACCTGACGACACGGTGCCCCGCTTTGAATTCGAAAGCCATCTGGCCGCCATGACCGGCAAGACCCCGTTCTGGCCCGACAGCACGCGATCGGTGTCGGAATTGCGGGTATCCTTGCGGGTGCGGCCCAAGGGGCTGTTGTCGGGCCTGTCGGGCCCGCGCACGGTGCATCTGGATATCGTGGATTACCCCGGCGAATGGCTGTTGGACCTTGGCCTGCTGGAGCAGAGTTTCGCGCAGTGGTCGGCGGAGGCGCTGGCCAAGGCCCGCGCACGGACCGAAGGCGCAGGGTTCATCGCGCGGCTCGAAGCGCTGGACCCCTCGGCGAAGCTGGACGAGGCCACCGCCACCGATCTTGCCCGCGACTGGACGCGCTACCTGGTCGCCGCGCGCGAGGCGGGCTATTCCGACTGCACGCCCGGACGCTTCCTTCTGCCCGGCGATCTGGAAGGCTCGCCCGCTTTGACCTTTGCGCCCCTGCCAGACGGACCCGCGCCGCGCGGCAGCCTGGCGCGCGAATTCGCGCGGCGCTACGAGGCCTATAAATCCCAGGTCGTCAAACCCTTCTTCCGCGCGCATTTCGCACGGATCGACCGGCAGGTGGTGTTGGTGGATGCGCTGGGTGCCATCCACAACGGCCCCCCCGCGGTCGAGGACTTGCGGCAGGCCCTGTCGGGCATATTGGCAACCTTTCGCCCGGGACGGAACACGTTCCTGTCCTCGATTCTCGGCAAGCGGGTCGACAAGATCCTGTTCGCGGCGACGAAGGCGGATCATTTGTACCATGAACAGCACGGGCGCTTGCAGGCGATCATGGAGGCCCTGGTGGCTGATGCACGGGGCCGCGCGGATTTCTCGGGCGCGGCCACAGGCGCGATGGCAATCGCTGCGCTGCGCGCCACGGTGGAAGAGACGCGGCGCGTGGACGGCGCCGATTTGGGCGTGGTGCGCGGCGCGCTCCTGGAAGACGGACGCCAAGCGGCGCTGCATCCGGGCGATTTGCCGCTGGACCCCTCGGTTCTGCTGACGCCCGCCCGTGCCGGCGCCGAGGCTTGGTTGGACGGAGATTTCGGTGTCATGCGCTTTGCCCCTGCACCGCTGTCTTTGCGCGCTGGCGATGGGCCGCCGCACATCCGGCTGGACCGGGCGGCGGAATTCCTGATCGGGGATAAATTGCGATGA
- a CDS encoding YcjF family protein — protein MTERKGPVLIELDEAPEAGPEAAAPVPDAGLVAPDGRAMQVVATLGAKRPSRLARFFWSAVLGLIGFAASLAAWNFVTGLLAANPILGWIAFGLIAAVLLALVLIALRELAAFSRLGRLDRVHRAAEAALAEGDLKGARAVVGQLSALYAGRAELRLGRDTLDRQREDLFDAASLFALAEAEVMASLDQAAAAEIEAAARQVATVTALVPLALADVAVALTANLRMIRRIAEVYGGRAGTLGSWRLTRAVMTHLVATGAVAIGDDLLGSALGGSVLSKLSRRFGEGVVNGALTARVGLAAMEVCRPLPFGKGRRPSVTGLIRRALTGIISKTEG, from the coding sequence ATGACTGAGCGCAAAGGCCCCGTGCTGATCGAGTTGGATGAGGCCCCCGAGGCGGGGCCAGAGGCCGCGGCACCGGTACCGGATGCGGGCCTTGTCGCCCCCGATGGCCGCGCGATGCAGGTGGTCGCCACGTTGGGGGCCAAGCGCCCATCGCGGTTGGCGCGCTTCTTTTGGTCCGCGGTGCTTGGCCTGATCGGCTTCGCGGCCTCTTTGGCGGCATGGAATTTCGTAACAGGCCTATTGGCGGCGAACCCCATCCTGGGCTGGATCGCCTTCGGGCTGATCGCTGCCGTGCTGTTGGCGCTGGTGCTGATCGCACTGCGTGAATTGGCCGCGTTCTCCCGGCTTGGGCGGCTGGACCGGGTCCACCGCGCGGCGGAGGCGGCGCTGGCGGAGGGGGATCTGAAAGGCGCGCGGGCGGTCGTGGGGCAGCTTTCGGCGCTCTATGCCGGGCGGGCCGAACTACGTTTGGGGCGCGACACCCTGGACCGCCAGCGCGAAGACCTGTTTGACGCAGCCTCGCTTTTCGCGCTTGCCGAGGCTGAGGTCATGGCGTCGCTCGACCAGGCGGCCGCAGCTGAGATCGAGGCCGCCGCGCGGCAGGTCGCCACCGTGACAGCGTTGGTTCCCTTGGCGCTGGCCGACGTTGCCGTCGCGCTGACGGCCAACCTGCGCATGATCCGCCGCATCGCAGAGGTCTACGGCGGGCGCGCGGGCACCTTGGGAAGTTGGCGCCTGACACGGGCGGTGATGACGCACCTGGTGGCCACGGGGGCAGTGGCGATCGGTGACGATCTGTTGGGCTCGGCCCTGGGCGGCTCGGTCCTGTCCAAGCTGTCGCGCCGGTTCGGCGAGGGCGTGGTGAACGGTGCCCTGACCGCGCGCGTGGGCCTCGCCGCGATGGAGGTTTGCCGCCCACTGCCCTTTGGCAAGGGCCGACGTCCCAGCGTCACTGGCCTGATCCGCCGCGCCCTGACGGGGATCATCAGCAAGACAGAGGGCTGA
- a CDS encoding DMT family transporter, with protein sequence MGTLTQTPDRPLLGILLMVGFCVVIPFSDALAKVLGADFPLLQLVVVRFATQAILFVPLAVLAGINLFPSRRVLGLTLLRACLQIAGLLLMFSALRVLPLADAVAIAFVMPFLMLLLGRFFLDEEVGPRRLIACAVGFIGTLMVVQPSFAAVGWAALLPIGVAFAFAFFMLVTRAMSREIDPLALQGASGLVALPLVVPFLFFPVADVAPLAGWVTPQGAQVWLLVALGIFGSIGHLLMTWSLRYAPSATLAPMQYLEIPVATLVGFAMFSDLPNGLAAMGIAVTIASGLYIVFRERALSRALAAEAAAPAVDAASKQASSG encoded by the coding sequence ATGGGCACCCTGACACAGACACCTGATCGGCCGCTCCTTGGCATCTTGTTGATGGTCGGGTTCTGCGTCGTGATCCCCTTCTCGGACGCGCTGGCAAAGGTGTTGGGCGCGGACTTCCCTCTTTTGCAACTGGTGGTGGTCCGCTTCGCGACCCAGGCCATCCTGTTCGTACCTCTGGCCGTCTTGGCGGGCATCAACCTGTTCCCGTCGCGCCGCGTCTTGGGGCTGACGCTTCTGCGCGCCTGCCTGCAAATCGCGGGGCTCTTGCTGATGTTCTCGGCGCTGCGGGTGTTGCCGCTGGCCGACGCCGTGGCCATTGCCTTCGTCATGCCCTTCCTGATGCTGCTTCTGGGGCGGTTCTTCCTGGATGAAGAGGTCGGTCCCCGCCGCCTGATCGCTTGTGCGGTGGGCTTCATCGGCACGTTGATGGTCGTCCAACCCAGCTTTGCCGCGGTGGGGTGGGCCGCGCTGCTGCCCATCGGCGTGGCCTTTGCCTTCGCCTTCTTCATGCTGGTGACCCGCGCCATGTCGCGCGAGATCGACCCATTGGCCTTGCAGGGCGCGTCGGGCCTTGTCGCCCTGCCCCTGGTCGTGCCGTTCCTGTTTTTCCCGGTCGCCGATGTCGCCCCCCTGGCGGGCTGGGTCACGCCGCAGGGCGCGCAGGTCTGGCTGTTGGTGGCCCTTGGGATCTTCGGGTCCATCGGCCATTTGCTGATGACGTGGTCCCTGCGCTATGCCCCCTCGGCCACGCTCGCGCCGATGCAATACCTGGAGATCCCGGTCGCGACCCTGGTGGGCTTTGCGATGTTCAGTGATCTGCCCAATGGCTTGGCGGCGATGGGGATTGCGGTAACCATCGCCTCGGGCCTTTATATCGTGTTCCGTGAACGCGCGCTTAGCCGCGCTCTTGCGGCTGAAGCGGCGGCTCCCGCCGTGGACGCGGCGTCAAAGCAGGCATCGTCGGGATGA
- a CDS encoding FAD-dependent oxidoreductase: protein MADAPAQRLAAIFYSLPVDGIDAHFTRPFADWRAEAAQLWPDFTAYLPDTLSHKDFTAARYTHGALRRPYDDGLVHIGDAAHRASPQLGQGANMALLDARALQLALRGAPKRGEEGLRRYAQARRYHVALYQAFSAAFTRQYQSDSAVLPMLRDHVLAPLSRTWPVPRVLTRLVCGDIIPTMPALTPRPRREPPLQPQERG, encoded by the coding sequence ATGGCTGACGCGCCGGCGCAGCGCCTTGCCGCGATCTTCTATTCGCTGCCCGTGGATGGCATAGACGCCCACTTCACGCGCCCGTTTGCCGACTGGCGGGCCGAGGCCGCGCAGCTTTGGCCAGATTTCACGGCGTACCTTCCCGACACCTTGTCCCACAAGGATTTCACCGCCGCCCGCTATACCCACGGCGCGTTGCGCAGGCCCTATGACGACGGCCTCGTCCATATCGGAGACGCCGCCCACCGCGCCTCTCCCCAGCTTGGACAAGGCGCCAACATGGCGCTTCTGGACGCCCGCGCGCTGCAACTTGCGCTGCGAGGAGCCCCGAAAAGGGGCGAGGAGGGGCTGCGGCGCTACGCCCAGGCCCGTAGGTATCACGTCGCGCTCTACCAAGCCTTTTCCGCCGCGTTTACGCGGCAATATCAATCCGATAGCGCTGTTTTGCCGATGCTCCGGGACCATGTCCTCGCGCCGCTCAGCCGGACATGGCCGGTGCCGCGCGTTCTCACCCGCCTCGTGTGTGGCGACATCATCCCGACGATGCCTGCTTTGACGCCGCGTCCACGGCGGGAGCCGCCGCTTCAGCCGCAAGAGCGCGGCTAA